The following is a genomic window from Actinomadura sp. WMMB 499.
GCAAGCCCGACCCCGACGGGTACCGGCGGGCCGCGCGCAGGCTCGGCGCGGACCCGGCGGCCTGCGTCGTCGTCGAGGACGCCCCCGCGGGGGTCGCCGCCGGGCGCGCCGCGGGCGCCACGGTCCTCGCGGTCACGACCAGTCACCCGCCCGAGACGCTGGGCGAGGCCCACCACGTCATCGAGGGCCTCACCGCGCTCGTCCCCGGACCGGACGGCCTGACGCTCGCCTGAGCGCCCTGAGCGCCCTGCATGCGGGGCGGGCGTCGACCGGTCCGGCGGCGGGAATCGGCACGATCATCCGGAATCCGCCGGTTTCGCGGTAGGGGTGCGGCCCCGGCGGGCATCCCACCGACATGAGCAGTGCGCTGGAGGTGACCGTCGCCGAGCGGCACGGGCCGATCGCCGTCCTCGCCGTCGAGGGGGAGCTCGACCTGCACAACGGCCCGCTGCTGGCCGGTGCCGCCCTGGAGGCCGTGGGCCACGGGTACCCGCACGTGGTCCTGGAGATGTCCGGGGTGCCGTTCTGCGACTCCAGCGGCCTGAACGCGCTGATCAGGCTCTACCGGCGGCTGCACGCCGAACACGGCTCCCTGACGCTGGCCGCCGTGCCCGGGCGCCTGGAGCGGCTGCTGAGTATGACGGGCATCGACCGGCTCATCCCCGCCCGTGCGGACGTCCCGGAGGCCCTGGAGGTCGTGCGCGAGGCGACCGGGCCGCCCGGCACGGAGGCGGGCTGACCGAGCGTCCCCGCAGGTCCGGGCGGGCCGCGCGGTCCGCACGGGCGCCCGCGGGAATCTCGCATGGACACGGGAGTTGCGGGCCGGAACGCCGTCGTGGCGACTCTCACATGGGGCGGGGAATGTCGGGCATGGCACACTGGTTGGAAGCATGAACGCGTGCTCCGGGGTCGGTGCAATTCCGAACCGGCGGTGACAGTCCGCGACCCGGCCGAAACCATCGGCCGGTTGACCCGGTGGAACTCCGGGACCGACGGTGAAAGTCCGGATGGGAGGCAGCGCGCGTACGTCCCTGTCATGGGGGCGTAATGGGCATATCTGCCGTACCCCGGAGCCTTTGGAGTAGGAGGCCCGGGAGTGTTCACCGGCATCGTCGAGGAGCTCGGCGAGATCGCTTCGATCGAGCCCCAGGGGGACTCGGTCGCGCTCGCGATCCGCGGTCCGCTCGTCACCCAGGACGCCGTGCACGGCGCGTCGATCGCGGTCAACGGCGTCTGCCTCACGGTGGTGGACGTCCGCGACGGAGTCTTCACCGCCGACGTCATCAAGGAGACCCTCGACAAGTCGAGCCTCGGCGTGCTCGAACCGGGCTCGAAAGTGAACCTGGAACGTCCCGTCCGGCTGTCCGACCGGCTCGGCGGGCACCTCGTCCAGGGCCACGTGGACGGCGTCGGCGCGATCGTCTCCCGGGAGCCGGGGGAGCGGTGGGACGTCGTCACGGTGTCGCTGCCGGCCGACCTGAGCCGCTACCTGGTCGACAAGGGCTCGATCACCGTGGACGGCATCAGCCTCACCGTCGTCGAGGCGGGAACCGACCGGTTCAGCGTCGCGCTCATCCCCACGACCCTCGCGCTCACGACGCTCGGCCACAAGCGTCCCGGCGACCCCGTGAACCTCGAGGTCGACGTCGTCGCCAAGTACGTCGAGCGCATGTTCGGCGACCGCGCGTCCGGTGACCGGCCATGAGCTGGCTCGACGCGAGCTTCACCGTCTTCGGCGAGCACGTCCTTTGGACCGATCTCATCGGTAACGCGCTGTCCCTCGCCGTCGTGTGGCTCGCCATGCGCAAGACGATCTGGACGTGGCCGGTGCAGCTCACCGGCGCCCTGCTGCTCCTCGCGGCGTCCCTGCACGCCGACGTCCCCGGCAACGCGCTCAAGCAGGTGCTGTTCTGCGGTCTCGCCCTGTACGGGTGGCACCGCTGGACGCGCGGGCGGCGCGACGGCGAGGGACTGGTCGTGCGGCGGGCCACCGCCCGCGAGCGGATCGTGCTGGTCGCGGTGCTGCTGCTCGGCACCGCGGTCGTCGCGCAGCTGTTCACCCACCTGGCCTGGCTGGAGATCGCCTGGTCGCCGTGGGCGAACGCCTACATCTTCGTCGGCAGCGCGGTCGCGACGTTCGCGCAGAGCCGCGCGCTGGTCGAGTTCTGGGTCGTGTGGGTGCTGGTCGACCTCGTCGGCGTCCCGCTGGCCCTCAAGTCCGGCCTGTACGTCTCCGGAGCCGTATACGGGATCTTCTTCGTGATGGTGATGTTCGGGCTCCGCAACTGGCTCCGCGAGTCCCGGGACGGCTCGGCCTCGCGCACTACCCCCACCAAGGACAAGGCGGTGACCGCATGAGCGGCAACGACGGCATGACCGAGCACGACATGACCGAGCACGACATGACCGAGCACGACATGACCGAGCACGGCACGATCGACAACGGGAACGGGATCTTCGACGACATCGAGGCGGCGGTCGCCGACATCGCGGCGGGGCGTCCCGTCGTGGTGGTCGACGACGAGGACCGCGAGAACGAGGGCGACATCATCTTCGCCGCCGCCAAGTCGACGCCGGAGCTGCTGACCTTCACGATCCGCCACACCAGCGGGGTCATCTGCGTCCCGATGGAGGGCGCCGACCTCGACCGGCTGCAGATCCCGCTGATGACCGCGCAGAACACCGAGCCGATGCGCACCGCCTACACCGTCAGCGTGGACGCCCGCGACGGCGTCACCACCGGCATCTCCGCCGCCGACCGGGCGAAGACCATCCGGACGCTGTGCGACTCGGCGTCCGAGCCGCGCGACCTCGTCCGTCCCGGGCACATCTTCCCGCTGCGCTACCGCGAGGGCGGCGTGCTGCGCCGCCGCGGCCACACCGAGGCCGCCGTCGACCTCGCCCGGATGGCGGGCCTCGCGCCCGCCGGCGTCCTCGCCGAGGTCGTCAACGAGGACGGCACCATGGCCCGCCTCCCCGAACTCCAGGTGTTCGCCAAGGAGCACGGCCTCAAGCTGATCTCCATCGAGCAGCTCGTCGAGCACCGCCGCCGCACCGAGCCGCTCGTCACCCGCGCCGTCGAGACCCGGCTGCCGAACCGGTACGGGACGTGGCGCGCCGTCGGGTTCTCCAGCGCCGTGGACGGCGGCGAGCACGTCGCGCTCGTCCTCGGCGACCTCGGCGACGGCACCGACGTGCTGGTCCGCGCGCACTCCGAATGCCTCACCGGGGACGTCCTGCACTCCGAGCGGTGCGACTGCGGCACCCAGCTCGACGCCGCGATGGAGCGCATCGCGCAGGAGGGCCGCGGCGTCGTCCTCTACCTGCGCGGCCACGAGGGCCGCGGCATCGGCCTGCTGGCCAAGCTGCGCGCCTACGCGCTGCAGGACGCCGGCTCCGACACCGTCGACGCCAACCTGGAGCTCGGCCTGCCCGCCGACGCGCGCGAGTACTCCAACGCGGCGCACATGCTGCGCGACCTGGGCGTACGCTCGATACGGGTGCTCACCAACAACCCGGCGAAGCTGCGGGGCCTGCACGGCTTCGGCATCGAGGTGCGGGGCCGCGAGGCCATGCCGGTGGTGGTCACCGAGGACAACAGGCGCTACCTGACGGTCAAGCGGGACCGTCTCGGACACCAGATCGAGGGACTCTGATGAGCGGCGCGGGACGCCCCGAGGACACCGTCGTCGACGCGGCCGGGCTCACGCTCGGCGTCGTCTGCACCCGCTGGCACGAGCCGATCACCGATCCGATGCTGGAGCGCGCCCTGGCGGCCGCCAAGGCGTGCGGGATCGACGAGCCGGTGGTCGTGCGCGTCGCCGGGGCGCTGGAACTGCCCGTCGTGGCCCAGCAGCTCGCCCGCGACCTGGACGCCGTCGTCGTCCTGGGCGCGGTCATCCGCGGCGAGACCGCCCATTTCGACTACGTGTGCGACTCGGTGACCGCCGGTGTGACACGTGTCGCGCTCGACGAGTCGACTCCGGTGGGCAACGGGGTCCTCACATGTGACAACATTGAGCAGGCAATGCAGCGGAGCGGGCTGCCCGGCAGCCGCGAGGACAAGGGATGGGAGGCGACTGTGGCCGCGCTAGACACGGCTCTGACCCTGCGAGGTCTGCGGCATCACGGTCACGCCGGGTACGGCCTGGAGCATTCGGGCTCCTGAACGTCCCCGGAAACCCGTCACGCATCCCATCGAAAGGCAACCTTCCGTGCTGTCACTCGTCCTGCCCAAGGGGTCGCTGGAGAAGGCGACCATGCAGCTGTTCGACGCCGCCGACCTCACCGTCCGGCGCGCCTCGGACCGCGACTACCGCGCCTCCATCGACGACCCGCGCATCGACCGCGTCCGCGTCCTGCGCCCGCAGGAGATCCCGACCTACCTCGAGCAGGGCCTGTTCGACCTCGGCATCACCGGCCGCGACTGGATCACCGAGACCGACTCCGAGGTCGTGAGCCTCGGCGAGCTGAAGTACTCCAAGGCCACCTCGAACCCGGTCCGCGTGATCATGGCTGTGCCCGAGGACGCGCCCTGGAAGAGCGTGTCCGACCTGCCCGAGGGCGTCCGGATCTCCACCGAGTTCCCGGCGATGACCAAGCGGTTCCTCGAGCAGCACGGCGTGAAGGCCAAGGTCGTCCCGTCCTACGGCGCGACCGAGGCGAAGGTGCCCGACATCGTGGACGCGATCGTCGACCTCACCGAGACCGGCTCGTCGCTGCGCAAGAACGGGCTGCGGATCCTCGACACGCTCCTCACCAGCTACACCGAGCTGGTCGCGAACCGCGAGGCCTACGAGGACGCGGAGAAGCGCGCCGCGATGGAGGACGTCGCGCTCCTCCTGCAGGGCGCGATCCGCGCCCGCGGCAACGTGCTGCTCAAGCTGAACGTCGCGCAGGCCGACCTGCGGGCCGTCCTCGACATCATGCCGTCGATGTCGTCGCCCACGGTCACGTCCCTCGCCGGGGGCGAGTCCAACGCGGTCGAGTCGGTCGTCGCCAAGCGCGGCGTCAACACCCTGATCCCGGCACTGAAGGCCGCGGGCGCCCACGACATCCTCGAGATCCCCATCTCCAAGATCGTTGACTGAGAACCCGGCCCTGCCGGCCGAGTGGCGCCCCCGCACCACCCGGCTCGTCGCCTACGCCACGGCGGGCGCGATCATCCTGGCCATGATCGTGCTCGCCGTGTTCGTGGCGCCCCAGTTCACGGTCGTCGACCGTGCCCTGATGGTGCTGTTCGGCCTCGGCCTCGCCTGGATCCTGCACATGCTGGCCCGCTGCCGCGTCACCGCGGACGAGTCCGGCCTGACGGTCGTCAACGCGTTCCGCACCCGCCGCCTCGAGTGGCCGGAGGTCCTGGACGTCACGATGACCGTCGGTGACCCCTGGCCGCGCCTCGACCTGTCCGACGGGACCGCGCTCGGCGCCATGGGCATCAACGGCGCCGAGAAGGCCCGCGCCTCGCGCCAGGTCGCCGAGCTGGCCGCCCTGCTGAAGGCCCGTTCCGAGACCCCGGACGTCACCTGACGGCGAGACCCGCCGTCCGTACAAGTCCCGCTCGGTAGGCTGTAACCAAGACCAGAGGCGTGTTCATGTGCGACAGTGGACGCGTGAGCGCACAGAGTGTCGAACTGTATGCGGAAAGTGGCCTCATGGACGTTGAGTCACTGCCAGACTGGGTCATCCCCCCGCCGGGTGGCTTCACCGCCGACCAGTTCCTCGACATGCGCGGTCTCCCTCGGCATACGGAGCTGATCGACGGGAGCCTGGTCTTCGTGAGTCCGCAGACGGTCTGGCACGCGTGGGCCATCATGCACATCGTGCATGAGCTGAGCCGCCAAGCACCGCCGGAGTTGGAGGCCGTTAACGAGATGACCGTCCGGTTGTCGCAGCGACAGGCACCAGAGCCGGACGTGTCGGTGATCAGGGCCGAGGTCCTGGACCTCGATCGCACCCATTTCGAGTCGGAGGACGTCGTTCTCGCGGTCGAAGCCGTTTCCCCGGATTCCGTGGAACGTGACCGGGAGATCAAGCCCCGCAGGTACGCCGCCGCCGGGATCCGCCATTACTGGAGGATGGAGAAGGACGGCGACCGTACGGTCGTCTACGTCTATGTCCTCGATCCGGTGGACGACGCGTACCACCTGACCGGCATTCACCACGGCACCCTCAAGGTCGCCGTCCCGTTCGAGATCGAGATCGATCTGAACGCCATCGACCGGCGCGGCCGCGGTAACGCCCGGTCACGCGGCCGTGACGAGGGTGAAGGCGCCGGCGAGGAGTAGGGCGGCGGCCCAGAGACGGTCCAGGTCCCACCAGGTCCGGCGGAGGATCGCCGGGCCGACGAGTTCGTAGACGAGCACGGCGACGATCCCGGCGACGGCGAGCATCGCGAGGGTGTGCACGGCCGTCACGAAGATCCCCGCGGACAGCGCGCTGCCGGACGCCTCCGCGAGACCGTGATCGTGATGGCCCGCCACGGCGGGCGCCGCGGACGGGGTGAGCAGCGGCACCAGCATCAGGCCCGCGCCGTGCATGGACGACATGACGAACGACCAGCCCGCGAGCCGCCACGTCCCGACCGGCGCGGGCGGCCGGTGCCCCGCGCGACGTCCCGCGGTCAGCAGCCACAGCCCGAAGCCGACCAGCAGGACGCCGCCGCCCACCGCCAGCGTCCGGGGCGGGACGACCGTGCCCGCGAGGGACACGAGGACGGCGACCGCGCCGATGGACGCCGCGTGCCCCGCGGCGATCGGGGGCAGTGCCCCCACGACCGGCGCGCGGCCGCGTTCCTGCAGGCCGCGCGTCACGGCGAACAGCCAGCCCATCGCCGGATTCAGCCCGTGGAACGCGCCGAGCACCACGAGCGCGGCGAGCGAACCGTCGCGCATGCCCCGCCCCCTCCCTGCCCGTCCCTCACGTCCCTCCGTGCTCCGTCGCGGCCGGCGTCCGTGCGGAGGCGCGGGACGGTCAGCGGAGTGCGGCCGACAAGGGGAAACGGTACCCGGTATGGGCGATTCGCGATCTCGGTGTATAGCCTGGCGCTGTGGTGGCTGACACAGTGGAAGGCGGCCCTTTCGGTGGCGGCGGGGCCGGGGAGGCGGCCGCCTCGCCCGCGGACCTGGCGGGCCTGCTGGACCGGCACGGCTACCTGTGCGACGACGGCCTGGCCACGGCGTGCTTCCTCGCGCTGCGCATGGGACGGCCGCTGTTCCTGGAGGGCGAGGCCGGCGTCGGCAAGACCGAGCTGGCCAAGACGCTGGCGCGGGCGCTGCGGGCGCCGCTGATCCGGCTGCAGTGCTACGAGGGGCTCGACGCGTCGCAGGCGCTCTACGACTGGGACTTCCCGCGCCAGATCCTGCACCTGCGCGCCGCCGAGGCCGCCGGGACGGCCGACGCCGCGCGCCTCGAGGGCGAGCTGTACGACCGCCGGTTCCTGCTGGCGCGGCCGCTGCTGCGGGCCCTC
Proteins encoded in this region:
- a CDS encoding STAS domain-containing protein; this translates as MSSALEVTVAERHGPIAVLAVEGELDLHNGPLLAGAALEAVGHGYPHVVLEMSGVPFCDSSGLNALIRLYRRLHAEHGSLTLAAVPGRLERLLSMTGIDRLIPARADVPEALEVVREATGPPGTEAG
- a CDS encoding riboflavin synthase; the encoded protein is MFTGIVEELGEIASIEPQGDSVALAIRGPLVTQDAVHGASIAVNGVCLTVVDVRDGVFTADVIKETLDKSSLGVLEPGSKVNLERPVRLSDRLGGHLVQGHVDGVGAIVSREPGERWDVVTVSLPADLSRYLVDKGSITVDGISLTVVEAGTDRFSVALIPTTLALTTLGHKRPGDPVNLEVDVVAKYVERMFGDRASGDRP
- the pnuC gene encoding nicotinamide riboside transporter PnuC, which codes for MSWLDASFTVFGEHVLWTDLIGNALSLAVVWLAMRKTIWTWPVQLTGALLLLAASLHADVPGNALKQVLFCGLALYGWHRWTRGRRDGEGLVVRRATARERIVLVAVLLLGTAVVAQLFTHLAWLEIAWSPWANAYIFVGSAVATFAQSRALVEFWVVWVLVDLVGVPLALKSGLYVSGAVYGIFFVMVMFGLRNWLRESRDGSASRTTPTKDKAVTA
- a CDS encoding bifunctional 3,4-dihydroxy-2-butanone-4-phosphate synthase/GTP cyclohydrolase II, with the translated sequence MTEHGTIDNGNGIFDDIEAAVADIAAGRPVVVVDDEDRENEGDIIFAAAKSTPELLTFTIRHTSGVICVPMEGADLDRLQIPLMTAQNTEPMRTAYTVSVDARDGVTTGISAADRAKTIRTLCDSASEPRDLVRPGHIFPLRYREGGVLRRRGHTEAAVDLARMAGLAPAGVLAEVVNEDGTMARLPELQVFAKEHGLKLISIEQLVEHRRRTEPLVTRAVETRLPNRYGTWRAVGFSSAVDGGEHVALVLGDLGDGTDVLVRAHSECLTGDVLHSERCDCGTQLDAAMERIAQEGRGVVLYLRGHEGRGIGLLAKLRAYALQDAGSDTVDANLELGLPADAREYSNAAHMLRDLGVRSIRVLTNNPAKLRGLHGFGIEVRGREAMPVVVTEDNRRYLTVKRDRLGHQIEGL
- the ribH gene encoding 6,7-dimethyl-8-ribityllumazine synthase, with protein sequence MSGAGRPEDTVVDAAGLTLGVVCTRWHEPITDPMLERALAAAKACGIDEPVVVRVAGALELPVVAQQLARDLDAVVVLGAVIRGETAHFDYVCDSVTAGVTRVALDESTPVGNGVLTCDNIEQAMQRSGLPGSREDKGWEATVAALDTALTLRGLRHHGHAGYGLEHSGS
- the hisG gene encoding ATP phosphoribosyltransferase; the encoded protein is MLSLVLPKGSLEKATMQLFDAADLTVRRASDRDYRASIDDPRIDRVRVLRPQEIPTYLEQGLFDLGITGRDWITETDSEVVSLGELKYSKATSNPVRVIMAVPEDAPWKSVSDLPEGVRISTEFPAMTKRFLEQHGVKAKVVPSYGATEAKVPDIVDAIVDLTETGSSLRKNGLRILDTLLTSYTELVANREAYEDAEKRAAMEDVALLLQGAIRARGNVLLKLNVAQADLRAVLDIMPSMSSPTVTSLAGGESNAVESVVAKRGVNTLIPALKAAGAHDILEIPISKIVD
- a CDS encoding PH domain-containing protein, whose translation is MTENPALPAEWRPRTTRLVAYATAGAIILAMIVLAVFVAPQFTVVDRALMVLFGLGLAWILHMLARCRVTADESGLTVVNAFRTRRLEWPEVLDVTMTVGDPWPRLDLSDGTALGAMGINGAEKARASRQVAELAALLKARSETPDVT
- a CDS encoding Uma2 family endonuclease, coding for MSAQSVELYAESGLMDVESLPDWVIPPPGGFTADQFLDMRGLPRHTELIDGSLVFVSPQTVWHAWAIMHIVHELSRQAPPELEAVNEMTVRLSQRQAPEPDVSVIRAEVLDLDRTHFESEDVVLAVEAVSPDSVERDREIKPRRYAAAGIRHYWRMEKDGDRTVVYVYVLDPVDDAYHLTGIHHGTLKVAVPFEIEIDLNAIDRRGRGNARSRGRDEGEGAGEE